Proteins encoded in a region of the Esox lucius isolate fEsoLuc1 chromosome 9, fEsoLuc1.pri, whole genome shotgun sequence genome:
- the LOC105012253 gene encoding loricrin-like isoform X1, which produces MEAINPLANISGSRGIKSLATFRVVEGNKCIGNISGSGGITSIGDISGGGGNKSIGNISGSRGIKSIGNITGGGGNKSIGNISGSGGSTSIGNISGGGGNKSIGNISGSGGSTSIGNISGGGGNKCIGNISGGRGSTSTGNISGGGGNKSIGNISGSGGSSSIGNISGGGGNKCIGNISGVGGSTSIGNISGGGGNKSIGNISGGRGSTSVGNISGSGGIKSIGNITGGGGCTSIGNISGGGGIGNISGVGGRTTIGDNSGSGGIEAIGNISDGGGIISIGNISGGGGSTSIGNISGGGGIKSIGKISGGGGCTSIGNISGGGGIISIGNISGGGGNKSIGNISGSGGSTSIGNISGGGGNKSIGNISGSGGSSSIGNISGGGGNKCIGNISGGRGSTSIGNISGGGGNKSIGNISGGRGSTSDGNISGSGGIKSIGNITGGGGCTSIGNISGGGGCTSIGNISGGGGIGNISGVGGRTTIGDNSGSGGIEAIGNISGGGGIISIGNISGGGGSTSIGNISGGGGIKSIGKISGGGGCSSIGNISGGGGIISIGNISGGGGSTSIGNIPGGGGNKSIGNIAGSGGSTSIGNIYGSGSIESIGNISGGGGSTSIGNISGSGGIKSVGNISGGRGNISIGNISGGGGMKSISNISGGGGSSSIGNVSHGPGSTSIGKVTSCTIHDNVPPKTDHHPC; this is translated from the exons ATGGAGGCAATAAATCCATTGGCTAACATATCAGGCAGTAGAGGCATTAAATCATTGGCAACATTTCGCGTGGTGGAAGGTAATAAATGCATTGGCAACATATCAGGCAGTGGAGGCATTACTTCTATTGGCGACATTTCCGGTGGTGGAGGTAATAAATCAATTGGCAACATATCAGGCAGTAGAGGCATTAAATCCATTGGCAACATAACAGGCGGTGGAGGCAATAAATCCATTGGCAACATATCAGGCAGTGGAGGCAGTACCTCCATTGGCAACATTTCCGGTGGTGGAGGCAATAAATCTATTGGCAACATATCAGGCAGTGGAGGCAGTACTTCTATTGGCAACATTTCCGGTGGTGGAGGTAATAAATGCATTGGCAACATATCAGGCGGTAGAGGCAGTACCTCCACTGGTAACATATCAGGCGGTGGAGGCAATAAATCCATTGGCAACATATCAGGCAGTGGAGGCAGTTCCTCCATTGGCAACATTTCTGGTGGTGGAGGTAATAAATGCATTGGCAACATATCAGGTGTTGGAGGCAGTACCTCCATTGGTAACATATCCGGCGGTGGAGGCAATAAATCCATTGGCAACATATCAGGGGGTAGAGGCAGTACCTCCGTTGGCAACATATCAGGCAGTGGAGGCATTAAATCAATTGGCAACATAACAGGCGGTGGAGGCTGTACCTCCATTGGTAACATATCTGGCGGTGGAGGCATTGGCAACATATCAGGTGTTGGAGGCAGGACCACCATTGGTGACAATTCAGGCAGTGGAGGCATTGAAGCCATTGGCAACATATCAGATGGTGGAGGCATTATATCCATTGGCAACATATCAGGCGGTGGAGGCAGTACCTCCATTGGCAACATATCTGGTGGTGGAGGCATTAAATCCATTGGAAAAATATCAGGTGGTGGAGGCTGTACCTCCATTGGCAACATTTCAGGCGGTGGAGGCATTATATCCATTGGCAACATATCAGGTGGTGGAGGCAATAAATCTATTGGCAACATATCAGGCAGTGGTGGCAGTACCTCCATTGGTAACATTTCTGGTGGTGGAGGCAATAAATCCATTGGCAACATATCAGGCAGTGGAGGCAGTTCCTCCATTGGCAACATTTCTGGTGGTGGAGGTAATAAATGCATTGGCAACATATCAGGTGGTAGAGGCAGTACCTCCATTGGTAACATATCCGGCGGTGGAGGCAATAAATCCATTGGCAACATATCAGGGGGTAGAGGCAGTACCTCCGATGGCAACATATCAGGCAGTGGAGGCATTAAATCCATTGGCAACATAACGGGCGGTGGAGGCTGTACCTCCATTGGTAACATATCTGGCGGTGGAGGCTGTACCTCCATTGGTAACATATCTGGCGGTGGAGGCATTGGCAACATATCAGGTGTTGGAGGCAGGACCACCATTGGTGACAATTCAGGCAGTGGAGGCATTGAAGCCATTGGCAACATATCAGGTGGTGGAGGCATTATATCCATTGGCAACATATCAGGCGGTGGAGGCAGTACCTCCATTGGCAACATATCTGGCGGTGGAGGCATTAAATCCATTGGAAAAATATCAGGTGGTGGAGGCTGTTCCTCCATTGGCAACATTTCAGGCGGTGGAGGCATTATATCCATTGGCAACATATCAGGTGGTGGAGGCAGTACCTCCATTGGCAACATACCCGGCGGTGGAGGCAATAAATCCATTGGCAACATAGCAGGCAGTGGTGGCAGTACCTCCATTGGCAACATATATGGCAGTGGAAGTATTGAATCCATTGGCAACATATCAGGAGGTGGAGGCAGTACCTCCATTGGCAACATATCAGGCAGTGGAGGCATTAAATCAGTTGGCAACATATCAGGTGGTCGAGGCAATATCTCCATTGGTAACATATCAGGTGGTGGAGGCATGAAATCCATTAGCAACATATCAGGTGGTGGAGGCAGTTCTTCCATTGGCAACGTATCCCATGGTCCAGGCAGCACTTCTATTGGCAAAGTGACCAGCTGCACCATCCATGACAATG TTCCGCCAAAAACTGATCATCATCCTTGCTAA
- the LOC105012253 gene encoding loricrin-like isoform X3, with protein sequence MEAINPLANISGSRGIKSLATFRVVEGNKCIGNISGSGGITSIGDISGGGGNKSIGNISGSRGIKSIGNITGGGGNKSIGNISGSGGSTSIGNISGGGGNKSIGNISGSGGSTSIGNISGGGGNKCIGNISGGRGSTSTGNISGGGGNKSIGNISGSGGSSSIGNISGGGGNKCIGNISGVGGSTSIGNISGGGGNKSIGNISGGRGSTSVGNISGSGGIKSIGNITGGGGCTSIGNISGGGGIGNISGVGGRTTIGDNSGSGGIEAIGNISDGGGIISIGNISGGGGSTSIGNISGGGGIKSIGKISGGGGCTSIGNISGGGGIISIGNISGGGGNKSIGNISGSGGSTSIGNISGGGGNKSIGNISGSGGSSSIGNISGGGGNKCIGNISGGRGSTSIGNISGGGGNKSIGNISGGRGSTSDGNISGSGGIKSIGNITGGGGCTSIGNISGGGGIGNISGVGGRTTIGDNSGSGGIEAIGNISGGGGIISIGNISGGGGSTSIGNISGGGGIKSIGKISGGGGCSSIGNISGGGGIISIGNISGGGGSTSIGNIPGGGGNKSIGNIAGSGGSTSIGNIYGSGSIESIGNISGGGGSTSIGNISGSGGIKSVGNISGGRGNISIGNISGGGGMKSISNISGGGGSSSIGNVSHGPGSTSIGKVTSCTIHDNVPPKTDHHPC encoded by the exons ATGGAGGCAATAAATCCATTGGCTAACATATCAGGCAGTAGAGGCATTAAATCATTGGCAACATTTCGCGTGGTGGAAGGTAATAAATGCATTGGCAACATATCAGGCAGTGGAGGCATTACTTCTATTGGCGACATTTCCGGTGGTGGAGGTAATAAATCAATTGGCAACATATCAGGCAGTAGAGGCATTAAATCCATTGGCAACATAACAGGCGGTGGAGGCAATAAATCCATTGGCAACATATCAGGCAGTGGAGGCAGTACCTCCATTGGCAACATTTCCGGTGGTGGAGGCAATAAATCTATTGGCAACATATCAGGCAGTGGAGGCAGTACTTCTATTGGCAACATTTCCGGTGGTGGAGGTAATAAATGCATTGGCAACATATCAGGCGGTAGAGGCAGTACCTCCACTGGTAACATATCAGGCGGTGGAGGCAATAAATCCATTGGCAACATATCAGGCAGTGGAGGCAGTTCCTCCATTGGCAACATTTCTGGTGGTGGAGGTAATAAATGCATTGGCAACATATCAGGTGTTGGAGGCAGTACCTCCATTGGTAACATATCCGGCGGTGGAGGCAATAAATCCATTGGCAACATATCAGGGGGTAGAGGCAGTACCTCCGTTGGCAACATATCAGGCAGTGGAGGCATTAAATCAATTGGCAACATAACAGGCGGTGGAGGCTGTACCTCCATTGGTAACATATCTGGCGGTGGAGGCATTGGCAACATATCAGGTGTTGGAGGCAGGACCACCATTGGTGACAATTCAGGCAGTGGAGGCATTGAAGCCATTGGCAACATATCAGATGGTGGAGGCATTATATCCATTGGCAACATATCAGGCGGTGGAGGCAGTACCTCCATTGGCAACATATCTGGTGGTGGAGGCATTAAATCCATTGGAAAAATATCAGGTGGTGGAGGCTGTACCTCCATTGGCAACATTTCAGGCGGTGGAGGCATTATATCCATTGGCAACATATCAGGTGGTGGAGGCAATAAATCTATTGGCAACATATCAGGCAGTGGTGGCAGTACCTCCATTGGTAACATTTCTGGTGGTGGAGGCAATAAATCCATTGGCAACATATCAGGCAGTGGAGGCAGTTCCTCCATTGGCAACATTTCTGGTGGTGGAGGTAATAAATGCATTGGCAACATATCAGGTGGTAGAGGCAGTACCTCCATTGGTAACATATCCGGCGGTGGAGGCAATAAATCCATTGGCAACATATCAGGGGGTAGAGGCAGTACCTCCGATGGCAACATATCAGGCAGTGGAGGCATTAAATCCATTGGCAACATAACGGGCGGTGGAGGCTGTACCTCCATTGGTAACATATCTGGCGGTGGAG GCATTGGCAACATATCAGGTGTTGGAGGCAGGACCACCATTGGTGACAATTCAGGCAGTGGAGGCATTGAAGCCATTGGCAACATATCAGGTGGTGGAGGCATTATATCCATTGGCAACATATCAGGCGGTGGAGGCAGTACCTCCATTGGCAACATATCTGGCGGTGGAGGCATTAAATCCATTGGAAAAATATCAGGTGGTGGAGGCTGTTCCTCCATTGGCAACATTTCAGGCGGTGGAGGCATTATATCCATTGGCAACATATCAGGTGGTGGAGGCAGTACCTCCATTGGCAACATACCCGGCGGTGGAGGCAATAAATCCATTGGCAACATAGCAGGCAGTGGTGGCAGTACCTCCATTGGCAACATATATGGCAGTGGAAGTATTGAATCCATTGGCAACATATCAGGAGGTGGAGGCAGTACCTCCATTGGCAACATATCAGGCAGTGGAGGCATTAAATCAGTTGGCAACATATCAGGTGGTCGAGGCAATATCTCCATTGGTAACATATCAGGTGGTGGAGGCATGAAATCCATTAGCAACATATCAGGTGGTGGAGGCAGTTCTTCCATTGGCAACGTATCCCATGGTCCAGGCAGCACTTCTATTGGCAAAGTGACCAGCTGCACCATCCATGACAATG TTCCGCCAAAAACTGATCATCATCCTTGCTAA
- the LOC105012253 gene encoding loricrin-like isoform X2 has protein sequence MEAINPLANISGSRGIKSLATFRVVEGNKCIGNISGSGGITSIGDISGGGGNKSIGNISGSRGIKSIGNITGGGGNKSIGNISGSGGSTSIGNISGGGGNKSIGNISGSGGSTSIGNISGGGGNKCIGNISGGRGSTSTGNISGGGGNKSIGNISGSGGSSSIGNISGGGGNKCIGNISGVGGSTSIGNISGGGGNKSIGNISGGRGSTSVGNISGSGGIKSIGNITGGGGCTSIGNISGGGGIGNISGVGGRTTIGDNSGSGGIEAIGNISDGGGIISIGNISGGGGSTSIGNISGGGGIKSIGKISGGGGCTSIGNISGGGGIISIGNISGGGGNKSIGNISGSGGSTSIGNISGGGGNKSIGNISGSGGSSSIGNISGGGGNKCIGNISGGRGSTSIGNISGGGGNKSIGNISGGRGSTSDGNISGSGGIKSIGNITGGGGCTSIGNISGGGGCTSIGNISGGGGIGNISGVGGRTTIGDNSGSGGIEAIGNISGGGGIISIGNISGGGGSTSIGNISGGGGIKSIGKISGGGGCSSIGNISGGGGIISIGNISGGGGSTSIGNIPGGGGNKSIGNIAGSGGSTSIGNIYGSGSIESIGNISGGGGSTSIGNISGSGGIKSVGNISGGRGNISIGNISGGGGMKSISNISGGGGSSSIGNVSHGPGSTSIGKVTSCTIHDNGSSAKN, from the exons ATGGAGGCAATAAATCCATTGGCTAACATATCAGGCAGTAGAGGCATTAAATCATTGGCAACATTTCGCGTGGTGGAAGGTAATAAATGCATTGGCAACATATCAGGCAGTGGAGGCATTACTTCTATTGGCGACATTTCCGGTGGTGGAGGTAATAAATCAATTGGCAACATATCAGGCAGTAGAGGCATTAAATCCATTGGCAACATAACAGGCGGTGGAGGCAATAAATCCATTGGCAACATATCAGGCAGTGGAGGCAGTACCTCCATTGGCAACATTTCCGGTGGTGGAGGCAATAAATCTATTGGCAACATATCAGGCAGTGGAGGCAGTACTTCTATTGGCAACATTTCCGGTGGTGGAGGTAATAAATGCATTGGCAACATATCAGGCGGTAGAGGCAGTACCTCCACTGGTAACATATCAGGCGGTGGAGGCAATAAATCCATTGGCAACATATCAGGCAGTGGAGGCAGTTCCTCCATTGGCAACATTTCTGGTGGTGGAGGTAATAAATGCATTGGCAACATATCAGGTGTTGGAGGCAGTACCTCCATTGGTAACATATCCGGCGGTGGAGGCAATAAATCCATTGGCAACATATCAGGGGGTAGAGGCAGTACCTCCGTTGGCAACATATCAGGCAGTGGAGGCATTAAATCAATTGGCAACATAACAGGCGGTGGAGGCTGTACCTCCATTGGTAACATATCTGGCGGTGGAGGCATTGGCAACATATCAGGTGTTGGAGGCAGGACCACCATTGGTGACAATTCAGGCAGTGGAGGCATTGAAGCCATTGGCAACATATCAGATGGTGGAGGCATTATATCCATTGGCAACATATCAGGCGGTGGAGGCAGTACCTCCATTGGCAACATATCTGGTGGTGGAGGCATTAAATCCATTGGAAAAATATCAGGTGGTGGAGGCTGTACCTCCATTGGCAACATTTCAGGCGGTGGAGGCATTATATCCATTGGCAACATATCAGGTGGTGGAGGCAATAAATCTATTGGCAACATATCAGGCAGTGGTGGCAGTACCTCCATTGGTAACATTTCTGGTGGTGGAGGCAATAAATCCATTGGCAACATATCAGGCAGTGGAGGCAGTTCCTCCATTGGCAACATTTCTGGTGGTGGAGGTAATAAATGCATTGGCAACATATCAGGTGGTAGAGGCAGTACCTCCATTGGTAACATATCCGGCGGTGGAGGCAATAAATCCATTGGCAACATATCAGGGGGTAGAGGCAGTACCTCCGATGGCAACATATCAGGCAGTGGAGGCATTAAATCCATTGGCAACATAACGGGCGGTGGAGGCTGTACCTCCATTGGTAACATATCTGGCGGTGGAGGCTGTACCTCCATTGGTAACATATCTGGCGGTGGAGGCATTGGCAACATATCAGGTGTTGGAGGCAGGACCACCATTGGTGACAATTCAGGCAGTGGAGGCATTGAAGCCATTGGCAACATATCAGGTGGTGGAGGCATTATATCCATTGGCAACATATCAGGCGGTGGAGGCAGTACCTCCATTGGCAACATATCTGGCGGTGGAGGCATTAAATCCATTGGAAAAATATCAGGTGGTGGAGGCTGTTCCTCCATTGGCAACATTTCAGGCGGTGGAGGCATTATATCCATTGGCAACATATCAGGTGGTGGAGGCAGTACCTCCATTGGCAACATACCCGGCGGTGGAGGCAATAAATCCATTGGCAACATAGCAGGCAGTGGTGGCAGTACCTCCATTGGCAACATATATGGCAGTGGAAGTATTGAATCCATTGGCAACATATCAGGAGGTGGAGGCAGTACCTCCATTGGCAACATATCAGGCAGTGGAGGCATTAAATCAGTTGGCAACATATCAGGTGGTCGAGGCAATATCTCCATTGGTAACATATCAGGTGGTGGAGGCATGAAATCCATTAGCAACATATCAGGTGGTGGAGGCAGTTCTTCCATTGGCAACGTATCCCATGGTCCAGGCAGCACTTCTATTGGCAAAGTGACCAGCTGCACCATCCATGACAATGGTAG TTCCGCCAAAAACTGA
- the LOC105012252 gene encoding loricrin isoform X1 yields MQCTTTDKTAMEQFSLLFIGILVLSLPRTTLCSPISIAAAVEDCKPHCGTNTNNTSVENISHSADRTSAGKVTGGGSTITGNLSGDRVSKSTGSKSGGRGSKSIGNILGGRGSETIGHLSGGRGKKSHDGGSTSIGNISGGGGNANIGNVSGGGGSTTIGSISGGRGCTSIGNISQARGSKSIGDVSGSGGNVNIGNVSGGGTVTIGDIKGGEGCKSIGNISSSGGNVNIGNVSGGGSSTIGDIKGGGGCKSIGDISGTGGNSSHDNISGGGGNHNIGNVSGGGGSVTIGNISGGGGCTSIGNILNGGGSRSIGNISGSGGNSNIGNVSGGGGKVNIGNISGGGGNSNIGNVSGGGGSTIGNIKGGGGNKNIGNVGKRTGQH; encoded by the exons ATGCAGTGTACCACAACAGACAAGACGG CAATGGAACAGTTTTCCCTGCTTTTTATTGGCATTCTTGTTCTCTCACTTCCTCGAACCACTCTCTGTTCCCCTATTTCTATAGCAGCAGCAGTGGAAGACTGTAAACCACACTGTGGGACCAATACCAACAACACTTCTGTTGAAAACATCTCACATAGTGCAGACCGTACTTCTGCTGGAAAAGTGACTGGTGGAGGCAGCACTATCACTGGCAACTTATCAGGTGATCGAGTCAGTAAATCCACTGGCAGCAAATCAGGCGGTCGGGGCAGCAAATCCATTGGCAACATATTGGGCGGTCGAGGCAGCGAAACAATTGGACATTTATCAGGCGGTCGAGGCAAAAAATCACATGATGGAGGCAGTACTTCCATTGGCAACATATCAGGTGGTGGAGGCAATGCTAACATTGGTAATGTCTCAGGTGGTGGAGGAAGTACTACCATTGGCAGCATATCAGGCGGAAGAGGCTGTACTTCCATTGGCAACATCTCACAAGCTAGAGGCAGCAAATCCATTGGTGATGTATCAGGAAGCGGAGGCAATGTTAACATTGGCAACGTATCAGGTGGTGGAACTGTTACCATTGGTGACATAAAGGGTGGTGAAGGCTGTAAATCCATTGGTAACATATCAAgcagtggaggcaatgtgaaCATTGGCAACGTATCAGGTGGTGGAAGCAGTACCATTGGTGACATAAAGGGTGGTGGAGGCTGTAAATCCATCGGTGACATATCAGGCACTGGAGGCAATAGTTCCCATGACAACATTTCAGGTGGTGGAGGCAATCATAACATTGGTAACGTCTCAGGTGGGGGAGGAAGTGTTACCATTGGTAACATATCAGGCGGAGGAGGCTGTACTTCCATTGGCAACATATTAAACGGTGGAGGCAGCAGATCCATTGGCAACATATCAGGCAGTGGAGGCAATTCTAACATCGGCAATGTATCAGGCGGTGGAGGCAAAGTTAACATTGGCAACATTTCAGGCGGTGGAGGCAATTCTAACATCGGCAAT GTATCAGGCGGTGGAGGGAGCACCATTGGCAACATAAAAGGTGGTGGAGGCAACAAGAACATTGGCAACGTTGGAAAAAGGACTGGCCAACATTAG
- the LOC105012252 gene encoding loricrin isoform X2: MQCTTTDKTAMEQFSLLFIGILVLSLPRTTLCSPISIAAAVEDCKPHCGTNTNNTSVENISHSADRTSAGKVTGGGSTITGNLSGDRVSKSTGSKSGGRGSKSIGNILGGRGSETIGHLSGGRGKKSHDGGSTSIGNISGGGGNANIGNVSGGGGSTTIGSISGGRGCTSIGNISQARGSKSIGDVSGSGGNVNIGNVSGGGTVTIGDIKGGEGCKSIGNISSSGGNVNIGNVSGGGSSTIGDIKGGGGCKSIGDISGTGGNSSHDNISGGGGNHNIGNVSGGGGSVTIGNISGGGGCTSIGNILNGGGSRSIGNISGSGGNSNIGNVSGGGGKVNIGNISGGGGNSNIGNVSGGGGSTIGNIKGGGGNKNIGNVGKRTGQH, translated from the exons ATGCAGTGTACCACAACAGACAAGACGG CAATGGAACAGTTTTCCCTGCTTTTTATTGGCATTCTTGTTCTCTCACTTCCTCGAACCACTCTCTGTTCCCCTATTTCTATAGCAGCAGCAGTGGAAGACTGTAAACCACACTGTGGGACCAATACCAACAACACTTCTGTTGAAAACATCTCACATAGTGCAGACCGTACTTCTGCTGGAAAAGTGACTGGTGGAGGCAGCACTATCACTGGCAACTTATCAGGTGATCGAGTCAGTAAATCCACTGGCAGCAAATCAGGCGGTCGGGGCAGCAAATCCATTGGCAACATATTGGGCGGTCGAGGCAGCGAAACAATTGGACATTTATCAGGCGGTCGAGGCAAAAAATCACATGATGGAGGCAGTACTTCCATTGGCAACATATCAGGTGGTGGAGGCAATGCTAACATTGGTAATGTCTCAGGTGGTGGAGGAAGTACTACCATTGGCAGCATATCAGGCGGAAGAGGCTGTACTTCCATTGGCAACATCTCACAAGCTAGAGGCAGCAAATCCATTGGTGATGTATCAGGAAGCGGAGGCAATGTTAACATTGGCAACGTATCAGGTGGTGGAACTGTTACCATTGGTGACATAAAGGGTGGTGAAGGCTGTAAATCCATTGGTAACATATCAAgcagtggaggcaatgtgaaCATTGGCAACGTATCAGGTGGTGGAAGCAGTACCATTGGTGACATAAAGGGTGGTGGAGGCTGTAAATCCATCGGTGACATATCAGGCACTGGAGGCAATAGTTCCCATGACAACATTTCAGGTGGTGGAGGCAATCATAACATTGGTAACGTCTCAGGTGGGGGAGGAAGTGTTACCATTGGTAACATATCAGGCGGAGGAGGCTGTACTTCCATTGGCAACATATTAAACGGTGGAGGCAGCAGATCCATTGGCAACATATCAGGCAGTGGAGGCAATTCTAACATCGGCAATGTATCAGGCGGTGGAGGCAAAGTTAACATTGGCAACATTTCAGGCGGTGGAGGCAATTCTAACATCGGCAATGTATCAG GCGGTGGAGGGAGCACCATTGGCAACATAAAAGGTGGTGGAGGCAACAAGAACATTGGCAACGTTGGAAAAAGGACTGGCCAACATTAG